From Arachis stenosperma cultivar V10309 chromosome 2, arast.V10309.gnm1.PFL2, whole genome shotgun sequence, one genomic window encodes:
- the LOC130961946 gene encoding photosystem II reaction center W protein, chloroplastic-like isoform X1 — protein MEATISTTSTASSITRTSFVQNRPLGNSSSSILALPTVSKLGGRIRCSMEGKPSIEEESKSKMGMGASSSILGVAIATTMSSPAAIALVDERMSTEGTGLPFGLSNNILGWILFGVFALIWSLYFVYTSTLDEDEDSGLSL, from the exons ATGGAAGCAACCATCTCAACTACCTCCACAGCCTCATCAATCACGCGCACTAGCTTTGTACAAAACAGACCTCTTGGGAACTCATCCTCTTCTATTCTTG cgTTGCCTACAGTGTCAAAGTTGGGAGGAAGAATAAGGTGCTCAATGGAAGGAAAGCCTTCTATTGAGGAAGAAAGTAAGTCAAAGATGGGAATGGGAGCCTCATCATCCATATTAGGTGTCGCCATTGCTACAACCATGTCAAGCCCAGCAGCCATTGCATTGGTTGATGAGAGAATGAGCACTGAGGGAACTGGGCTTCCATTTGGGCTTAGCAACAATATTCTTGGGTGGATCCTTTTTGGTGTATTTGCTCTTATTTGGTCTCTCTACTTTGTATACACTTCAACTCTTGATGAGGATGAGGACTCAGGTTTATCCTTATAA
- the LOC130961946 gene encoding photosystem II reaction center W protein, chloroplastic-like isoform X2, translating to MEATISTTSTASSITRTSFVQNRPLGNSSSSILVSKLGGRIRCSMEGKPSIEEESKSKMGMGASSSILGVAIATTMSSPAAIALVDERMSTEGTGLPFGLSNNILGWILFGVFALIWSLYFVYTSTLDEDEDSGLSL from the exons ATGGAAGCAACCATCTCAACTACCTCCACAGCCTCATCAATCACGCGCACTAGCTTTGTACAAAACAGACCTCTTGGGAACTCATCCTCTTCTATTCTTG TGTCAAAGTTGGGAGGAAGAATAAGGTGCTCAATGGAAGGAAAGCCTTCTATTGAGGAAGAAAGTAAGTCAAAGATGGGAATGGGAGCCTCATCATCCATATTAGGTGTCGCCATTGCTACAACCATGTCAAGCCCAGCAGCCATTGCATTGGTTGATGAGAGAATGAGCACTGAGGGAACTGGGCTTCCATTTGGGCTTAGCAACAATATTCTTGGGTGGATCCTTTTTGGTGTATTTGCTCTTATTTGGTCTCTCTACTTTGTATACACTTCAACTCTTGATGAGGATGAGGACTCAGGTTTATCCTTATAA
- the LOC130957384 gene encoding UPF0664 stress-induced protein C29B12.11c: MALNPQLLPNWMPVPFVNEMFVLSRDGVEFEVDKIPDSPNAGGKLKTKGTIYLSNIRMVFVAKSQIGHFYAFDMPLLYVHHEKFNQPVFHCNNISGQVEPVVPDEQNRALYSTYTFKILFKEGGCGTFVPLFFNLISAVRQYNRQPFVQPTQTWVDPLQAAQTPVDEMMRHAYVDPNDPTKIFLQQPGTDSQLRRRTYQQQPGAGQQL, encoded by the exons ATGGCTTTGAATCCTCAACTCTTACCAAATTGGATGCCCGTCCCTTTCGTCAACGAGATGTTCGTCTTGTCCAGAGATGGCGTCGAATTCGAAGTCGATAAGATTCCCGATTCTCC AAATGCTGGGGGTAAACTCAAAACAAAGGGAACAATCTATTTGTCGAATATAAGGATGGTCTTCGTTGCAAAATCTCAAATTGGTCACTTCTATGCTTTTGATATGCCTCTG CTTTATGTTCATCATGAAAAATTTAACCAGCCAGTGTTTCACTGCAACAATATTTCTGGACAAGTTGAACCA GTAGTTCCAGATGAGCAAAACAGAGCACTCTACTCCACATACACATTCAAGATCTTGTTCAAAGAGGGTGGCTGTGGAACCTTTGTTCCTCTCTTCTTCAACTTGATTAGTGCAGTCAGACAGTATAATCGACAGCCATTTGTGCAGCCAACACAAACTTGGGTGGATCCGTTGCAGGCAGCTCAGACTCCTGTTGATGAGATGATGAGACATGC ATACGTTGATCCTAATGATCCAACAAAAATATTTCTACAACAACCTGGTACTGATTCTCAGCTTAGGCGTCGCACATATCAGCAGCAGCCAGGTGCAGGCCAACAACTTTAA
- the LOC130960554 gene encoding probable galacturonosyltransferase 6 isoform X1, protein MMMMKQKLLLLVRHRRKNRVLFLSLLYLSVLSPLLFFSHRLNLLAPLGKDFLEDLYRVAYKTDSLKLNAVEQEGAEELEEPNHVVYKVKDSVSTINYNSNQNNDSEESRIAGHRYELLERNVTGFDHDEIRKQGTKQKESSSMAGDKDIHVHSLRMPDDNIKVTNKDSGRKEGKHNQIVNSESHEVRNPKIEEIKDQILRAKTYLNLAPPSGNLRLKELELLMRELEQAVGEATQDSDLSASVLQSMRHMEASLSKAYRIFPNCCAMADKLQAMKHTTEQQVRSQRIQATFLAQLAGRTTPKGLHCLSMRLTAEYFAMRPEERKLPNENKIYSPELYHYAVFTDNVLACAVVVNSTVSTAKEPEKLVFHVVTNSHNLPGISMWFLLNPLDKATVHIQSIDNYGWFSKYNTLEKPNSSDPIYTSELNHLRFYLPDIFPTLNKIMLFDHDVVVQQDLSELWTADMNGNVIGAVGTCKEGEAPFHRMDMFINISDPLLGERFDVNACTWAFGMNLFDLQQWRMHNLTSLYHKYLQMNIGIQPLGWLTFYNKTTLLDRRWHVQGLGHNSGVDRNEIEHAAVIHYDGIRKPWLDIAMGRYKNYWTKFLKFDQPFLERCNLQP, encoded by the exons atgatgatgatgaagcaGAAGCTTCTACTTCTAGTTCGTCATCGCCGCAAAAATAGggttctctttctctctcttctctacCTCTCTGTCCTTtcccctcttctcttcttctctcacAGGCTCAACCTCCTCGCTCCACTCG GGAAAGATTTTCTCGAAGACTTATATCGCGTT GCATACAAGACAGATAGCTTGAAGTTGAATGCTGTAGAACAG GAGGGTGCTGAAGAATTAGAAGAGCCAAATCATGTTGTTTATAAAGTAAAAGATTCAGTTTCAACAATTAATTACAATTCCAACCAGAATAATGATTCTGAGGAGTCTAGAATTGCAGGGCACAGATATGAACTTTTGGAAAGAAATG TTACAGGATTCGACCATGATGAAATACGAAAACAGGGAACTAAGCAGAAAGAATCATCTTCTATGGCTGGAGATAAGGATATACATGTTCATTCACTTCGAATGCCCGATGATAACATCAAAGTGACAAACAAGGACTCTGGTAGAAAAGAAGGCAAACATAATCAGATTGTAAATTCTGAGTCTCATGAAGTGAGGAATCCGAAGATTGAAGAGATAAAGGATCAAATTCTTAGAGCCAAAACATACTTGAATCTCGCACCACCAAGTGGCAACTTGCGTTTGAAGGAGTTGGAGCTGCTAATGAGAGAGCTTGAACAGGCAGTTGGCGAAGCCACCCAGGATTCAGATCTGTCAGCGAG TGTTTTGCAGAGTATGAGACACATGGAGGCTTCGTTGTCTAAAGCTTACCGCATATTCCCAAATTGTTGTGCTATGGCTGATAAGCTCCAAGCAATGAAGCATACCACTGAACAGCAAGTTCGTTCTCAGCGAATTCAAGCAACATTTCTTGCTCAACTTGCTGGAAGGACCACCCCGAAAGGCCTGCACTGTCTTTCTATGCGGCTGACTGCGGAATACTTTGCCATGAGGCCTGAGGAGAGAAAGCTTCCAAATGAAAATAAGATTTATAGTCCAGAACTTTATCATTATGCTGTTTTCACTGACAATGTTCTAGCCTGTGCAGTGGTTGTCAACTCTACTGTCTCTACTGCCAAG GAACCAGAGAAGCTTGTTTTCCATGTAGTGACTAATTCACACAACTTACCAGGAATCTCAATGTGGTTCTTATTAAACCCTCTTGACAAAGCAACAGTTCACATTCAGAGCATAGACAACTATGGATGGTTTTCCAAGTACAATACCTTGGAGAAACCTAATTCTAGTGATCCAATATATACTTCTGAGTTGAACCACCTTCGTTTCTACCTGCCGGATATTTTCCCTACTCTAAACAAGATTATGCTATTTGATCATGATGTGGTGGTGCAACAAGATCTCAGTGAACTATGGACCGCAGATATGAATGGAAATGTCATTGGAGCTGTTGGAACTTGCAAGGAAGGAGAAGCTCCATTTCACAGGATGGATATGTTCATAAACATTTCAGATCCATTACTTGGAGAAAGGTTTGATGTCAATGCATGCACTTGGGCATTTGGGATGAACTTGTTTGATTTGCAGCAGTGGAGGATGCATAATTTAACTTCTCTCTATCACAAATATTTGCAAATG AACATTGGAATTCAACCTCTAGGGTGGCTCACCTTCTATAACAAGACAACATTGTTGGACAGAAGATGGCATGTTCAAGGACTTGGTCATAACTCTGGTGTTGATAGAAATGAGATTGAGCATGCTGCTGTTATACACTATGATGGAATCAGGAAGCCATGGTTAGATATTGCAATGGGCagatataaaaattattggACCAAATTCTTGAAATTTGACCAACCATTTTTGGAACGGTGCAATCTCCAGCCATAG
- the LOC130960554 gene encoding probable galacturonosyltransferase 6 isoform X2, with product MMMMKQKLLLLVRHRRKNRVLFLSLLYLSVLSPLLFFSHRLNLLAPLGKDFLEDLYRVAYKTDSLKLNAVEQGAEELEEPNHVVYKVKDSVSTINYNSNQNNDSEESRIAGHRYELLERNVTGFDHDEIRKQGTKQKESSSMAGDKDIHVHSLRMPDDNIKVTNKDSGRKEGKHNQIVNSESHEVRNPKIEEIKDQILRAKTYLNLAPPSGNLRLKELELLMRELEQAVGEATQDSDLSASVLQSMRHMEASLSKAYRIFPNCCAMADKLQAMKHTTEQQVRSQRIQATFLAQLAGRTTPKGLHCLSMRLTAEYFAMRPEERKLPNENKIYSPELYHYAVFTDNVLACAVVVNSTVSTAKEPEKLVFHVVTNSHNLPGISMWFLLNPLDKATVHIQSIDNYGWFSKYNTLEKPNSSDPIYTSELNHLRFYLPDIFPTLNKIMLFDHDVVVQQDLSELWTADMNGNVIGAVGTCKEGEAPFHRMDMFINISDPLLGERFDVNACTWAFGMNLFDLQQWRMHNLTSLYHKYLQMNIGIQPLGWLTFYNKTTLLDRRWHVQGLGHNSGVDRNEIEHAAVIHYDGIRKPWLDIAMGRYKNYWTKFLKFDQPFLERCNLQP from the exons atgatgatgatgaagcaGAAGCTTCTACTTCTAGTTCGTCATCGCCGCAAAAATAGggttctctttctctctcttctctacCTCTCTGTCCTTtcccctcttctcttcttctctcacAGGCTCAACCTCCTCGCTCCACTCG GGAAAGATTTTCTCGAAGACTTATATCGCGTT GCATACAAGACAGATAGCTTGAAGTTGAATGCTGTAGAACAG GGTGCTGAAGAATTAGAAGAGCCAAATCATGTTGTTTATAAAGTAAAAGATTCAGTTTCAACAATTAATTACAATTCCAACCAGAATAATGATTCTGAGGAGTCTAGAATTGCAGGGCACAGATATGAACTTTTGGAAAGAAATG TTACAGGATTCGACCATGATGAAATACGAAAACAGGGAACTAAGCAGAAAGAATCATCTTCTATGGCTGGAGATAAGGATATACATGTTCATTCACTTCGAATGCCCGATGATAACATCAAAGTGACAAACAAGGACTCTGGTAGAAAAGAAGGCAAACATAATCAGATTGTAAATTCTGAGTCTCATGAAGTGAGGAATCCGAAGATTGAAGAGATAAAGGATCAAATTCTTAGAGCCAAAACATACTTGAATCTCGCACCACCAAGTGGCAACTTGCGTTTGAAGGAGTTGGAGCTGCTAATGAGAGAGCTTGAACAGGCAGTTGGCGAAGCCACCCAGGATTCAGATCTGTCAGCGAG TGTTTTGCAGAGTATGAGACACATGGAGGCTTCGTTGTCTAAAGCTTACCGCATATTCCCAAATTGTTGTGCTATGGCTGATAAGCTCCAAGCAATGAAGCATACCACTGAACAGCAAGTTCGTTCTCAGCGAATTCAAGCAACATTTCTTGCTCAACTTGCTGGAAGGACCACCCCGAAAGGCCTGCACTGTCTTTCTATGCGGCTGACTGCGGAATACTTTGCCATGAGGCCTGAGGAGAGAAAGCTTCCAAATGAAAATAAGATTTATAGTCCAGAACTTTATCATTATGCTGTTTTCACTGACAATGTTCTAGCCTGTGCAGTGGTTGTCAACTCTACTGTCTCTACTGCCAAG GAACCAGAGAAGCTTGTTTTCCATGTAGTGACTAATTCACACAACTTACCAGGAATCTCAATGTGGTTCTTATTAAACCCTCTTGACAAAGCAACAGTTCACATTCAGAGCATAGACAACTATGGATGGTTTTCCAAGTACAATACCTTGGAGAAACCTAATTCTAGTGATCCAATATATACTTCTGAGTTGAACCACCTTCGTTTCTACCTGCCGGATATTTTCCCTACTCTAAACAAGATTATGCTATTTGATCATGATGTGGTGGTGCAACAAGATCTCAGTGAACTATGGACCGCAGATATGAATGGAAATGTCATTGGAGCTGTTGGAACTTGCAAGGAAGGAGAAGCTCCATTTCACAGGATGGATATGTTCATAAACATTTCAGATCCATTACTTGGAGAAAGGTTTGATGTCAATGCATGCACTTGGGCATTTGGGATGAACTTGTTTGATTTGCAGCAGTGGAGGATGCATAATTTAACTTCTCTCTATCACAAATATTTGCAAATG AACATTGGAATTCAACCTCTAGGGTGGCTCACCTTCTATAACAAGACAACATTGTTGGACAGAAGATGGCATGTTCAAGGACTTGGTCATAACTCTGGTGTTGATAGAAATGAGATTGAGCATGCTGCTGTTATACACTATGATGGAATCAGGAAGCCATGGTTAGATATTGCAATGGGCagatataaaaattattggACCAAATTCTTGAAATTTGACCAACCATTTTTGGAACGGTGCAATCTCCAGCCATAG
- the LOC130960554 gene encoding probable galacturonosyltransferase 6 isoform X4, which yields MMMMKQKLLLLVRHRRKNRVLFLSLLYLSVLSPLLFFSHRLNLLAPLGKDFLEDLYRVAYKTDSLKLNAVEQGAEELEEPNHVVYKVKDSVSTINYNSNQNNDSEESRIAGHRYELLERNGFDHDEIRKQGTKQKESSSMAGDKDIHVHSLRMPDDNIKVTNKDSGRKEGKHNQIVNSESHEVRNPKIEEIKDQILRAKTYLNLAPPSGNLRLKELELLMRELEQAVGEATQDSDLSASVLQSMRHMEASLSKAYRIFPNCCAMADKLQAMKHTTEQQVRSQRIQATFLAQLAGRTTPKGLHCLSMRLTAEYFAMRPEERKLPNENKIYSPELYHYAVFTDNVLACAVVVNSTVSTAKEPEKLVFHVVTNSHNLPGISMWFLLNPLDKATVHIQSIDNYGWFSKYNTLEKPNSSDPIYTSELNHLRFYLPDIFPTLNKIMLFDHDVVVQQDLSELWTADMNGNVIGAVGTCKEGEAPFHRMDMFINISDPLLGERFDVNACTWAFGMNLFDLQQWRMHNLTSLYHKYLQMNIGIQPLGWLTFYNKTTLLDRRWHVQGLGHNSGVDRNEIEHAAVIHYDGIRKPWLDIAMGRYKNYWTKFLKFDQPFLERCNLQP from the exons atgatgatgatgaagcaGAAGCTTCTACTTCTAGTTCGTCATCGCCGCAAAAATAGggttctctttctctctcttctctacCTCTCTGTCCTTtcccctcttctcttcttctctcacAGGCTCAACCTCCTCGCTCCACTCG GGAAAGATTTTCTCGAAGACTTATATCGCGTT GCATACAAGACAGATAGCTTGAAGTTGAATGCTGTAGAACAG GGTGCTGAAGAATTAGAAGAGCCAAATCATGTTGTTTATAAAGTAAAAGATTCAGTTTCAACAATTAATTACAATTCCAACCAGAATAATGATTCTGAGGAGTCTAGAATTGCAGGGCACAGATATGAACTTTTGGAAAGAAATG GATTCGACCATGATGAAATACGAAAACAGGGAACTAAGCAGAAAGAATCATCTTCTATGGCTGGAGATAAGGATATACATGTTCATTCACTTCGAATGCCCGATGATAACATCAAAGTGACAAACAAGGACTCTGGTAGAAAAGAAGGCAAACATAATCAGATTGTAAATTCTGAGTCTCATGAAGTGAGGAATCCGAAGATTGAAGAGATAAAGGATCAAATTCTTAGAGCCAAAACATACTTGAATCTCGCACCACCAAGTGGCAACTTGCGTTTGAAGGAGTTGGAGCTGCTAATGAGAGAGCTTGAACAGGCAGTTGGCGAAGCCACCCAGGATTCAGATCTGTCAGCGAG TGTTTTGCAGAGTATGAGACACATGGAGGCTTCGTTGTCTAAAGCTTACCGCATATTCCCAAATTGTTGTGCTATGGCTGATAAGCTCCAAGCAATGAAGCATACCACTGAACAGCAAGTTCGTTCTCAGCGAATTCAAGCAACATTTCTTGCTCAACTTGCTGGAAGGACCACCCCGAAAGGCCTGCACTGTCTTTCTATGCGGCTGACTGCGGAATACTTTGCCATGAGGCCTGAGGAGAGAAAGCTTCCAAATGAAAATAAGATTTATAGTCCAGAACTTTATCATTATGCTGTTTTCACTGACAATGTTCTAGCCTGTGCAGTGGTTGTCAACTCTACTGTCTCTACTGCCAAG GAACCAGAGAAGCTTGTTTTCCATGTAGTGACTAATTCACACAACTTACCAGGAATCTCAATGTGGTTCTTATTAAACCCTCTTGACAAAGCAACAGTTCACATTCAGAGCATAGACAACTATGGATGGTTTTCCAAGTACAATACCTTGGAGAAACCTAATTCTAGTGATCCAATATATACTTCTGAGTTGAACCACCTTCGTTTCTACCTGCCGGATATTTTCCCTACTCTAAACAAGATTATGCTATTTGATCATGATGTGGTGGTGCAACAAGATCTCAGTGAACTATGGACCGCAGATATGAATGGAAATGTCATTGGAGCTGTTGGAACTTGCAAGGAAGGAGAAGCTCCATTTCACAGGATGGATATGTTCATAAACATTTCAGATCCATTACTTGGAGAAAGGTTTGATGTCAATGCATGCACTTGGGCATTTGGGATGAACTTGTTTGATTTGCAGCAGTGGAGGATGCATAATTTAACTTCTCTCTATCACAAATATTTGCAAATG AACATTGGAATTCAACCTCTAGGGTGGCTCACCTTCTATAACAAGACAACATTGTTGGACAGAAGATGGCATGTTCAAGGACTTGGTCATAACTCTGGTGTTGATAGAAATGAGATTGAGCATGCTGCTGTTATACACTATGATGGAATCAGGAAGCCATGGTTAGATATTGCAATGGGCagatataaaaattattggACCAAATTCTTGAAATTTGACCAACCATTTTTGGAACGGTGCAATCTCCAGCCATAG
- the LOC130960554 gene encoding probable galacturonosyltransferase 6 isoform X3 — MMMMKQKLLLLVRHRRKNRVLFLSLLYLSVLSPLLFFSHRLNLLAPLGKDFLEDLYRVAYKTDSLKLNAVEQEGAEELEEPNHVVYKVKDSVSTINYNSNQNNDSEESRIAGHRYELLERNGFDHDEIRKQGTKQKESSSMAGDKDIHVHSLRMPDDNIKVTNKDSGRKEGKHNQIVNSESHEVRNPKIEEIKDQILRAKTYLNLAPPSGNLRLKELELLMRELEQAVGEATQDSDLSASVLQSMRHMEASLSKAYRIFPNCCAMADKLQAMKHTTEQQVRSQRIQATFLAQLAGRTTPKGLHCLSMRLTAEYFAMRPEERKLPNENKIYSPELYHYAVFTDNVLACAVVVNSTVSTAKEPEKLVFHVVTNSHNLPGISMWFLLNPLDKATVHIQSIDNYGWFSKYNTLEKPNSSDPIYTSELNHLRFYLPDIFPTLNKIMLFDHDVVVQQDLSELWTADMNGNVIGAVGTCKEGEAPFHRMDMFINISDPLLGERFDVNACTWAFGMNLFDLQQWRMHNLTSLYHKYLQMNIGIQPLGWLTFYNKTTLLDRRWHVQGLGHNSGVDRNEIEHAAVIHYDGIRKPWLDIAMGRYKNYWTKFLKFDQPFLERCNLQP, encoded by the exons atgatgatgatgaagcaGAAGCTTCTACTTCTAGTTCGTCATCGCCGCAAAAATAGggttctctttctctctcttctctacCTCTCTGTCCTTtcccctcttctcttcttctctcacAGGCTCAACCTCCTCGCTCCACTCG GGAAAGATTTTCTCGAAGACTTATATCGCGTT GCATACAAGACAGATAGCTTGAAGTTGAATGCTGTAGAACAG GAGGGTGCTGAAGAATTAGAAGAGCCAAATCATGTTGTTTATAAAGTAAAAGATTCAGTTTCAACAATTAATTACAATTCCAACCAGAATAATGATTCTGAGGAGTCTAGAATTGCAGGGCACAGATATGAACTTTTGGAAAGAAATG GATTCGACCATGATGAAATACGAAAACAGGGAACTAAGCAGAAAGAATCATCTTCTATGGCTGGAGATAAGGATATACATGTTCATTCACTTCGAATGCCCGATGATAACATCAAAGTGACAAACAAGGACTCTGGTAGAAAAGAAGGCAAACATAATCAGATTGTAAATTCTGAGTCTCATGAAGTGAGGAATCCGAAGATTGAAGAGATAAAGGATCAAATTCTTAGAGCCAAAACATACTTGAATCTCGCACCACCAAGTGGCAACTTGCGTTTGAAGGAGTTGGAGCTGCTAATGAGAGAGCTTGAACAGGCAGTTGGCGAAGCCACCCAGGATTCAGATCTGTCAGCGAG TGTTTTGCAGAGTATGAGACACATGGAGGCTTCGTTGTCTAAAGCTTACCGCATATTCCCAAATTGTTGTGCTATGGCTGATAAGCTCCAAGCAATGAAGCATACCACTGAACAGCAAGTTCGTTCTCAGCGAATTCAAGCAACATTTCTTGCTCAACTTGCTGGAAGGACCACCCCGAAAGGCCTGCACTGTCTTTCTATGCGGCTGACTGCGGAATACTTTGCCATGAGGCCTGAGGAGAGAAAGCTTCCAAATGAAAATAAGATTTATAGTCCAGAACTTTATCATTATGCTGTTTTCACTGACAATGTTCTAGCCTGTGCAGTGGTTGTCAACTCTACTGTCTCTACTGCCAAG GAACCAGAGAAGCTTGTTTTCCATGTAGTGACTAATTCACACAACTTACCAGGAATCTCAATGTGGTTCTTATTAAACCCTCTTGACAAAGCAACAGTTCACATTCAGAGCATAGACAACTATGGATGGTTTTCCAAGTACAATACCTTGGAGAAACCTAATTCTAGTGATCCAATATATACTTCTGAGTTGAACCACCTTCGTTTCTACCTGCCGGATATTTTCCCTACTCTAAACAAGATTATGCTATTTGATCATGATGTGGTGGTGCAACAAGATCTCAGTGAACTATGGACCGCAGATATGAATGGAAATGTCATTGGAGCTGTTGGAACTTGCAAGGAAGGAGAAGCTCCATTTCACAGGATGGATATGTTCATAAACATTTCAGATCCATTACTTGGAGAAAGGTTTGATGTCAATGCATGCACTTGGGCATTTGGGATGAACTTGTTTGATTTGCAGCAGTGGAGGATGCATAATTTAACTTCTCTCTATCACAAATATTTGCAAATG AACATTGGAATTCAACCTCTAGGGTGGCTCACCTTCTATAACAAGACAACATTGTTGGACAGAAGATGGCATGTTCAAGGACTTGGTCATAACTCTGGTGTTGATAGAAATGAGATTGAGCATGCTGCTGTTATACACTATGATGGAATCAGGAAGCCATGGTTAGATATTGCAATGGGCagatataaaaattattggACCAAATTCTTGAAATTTGACCAACCATTTTTGGAACGGTGCAATCTCCAGCCATAG